In Natrinema amylolyticum, the following are encoded in one genomic region:
- a CDS encoding chorismate mutase, translating to MTREPTDGATDGGIDAENRTPEEMDLDELREEIRTIDQEIVELIAQRTYVADTIAAVKDEQGLPTTDEKQEQQVMERAGDNAEQFDVDANLVKAIFRLLIELNKVEQRENR from the coding sequence ATGACTCGAGAGCCAACTGACGGAGCGACGGACGGCGGTATCGACGCGGAGAATCGCACCCCCGAGGAGATGGACCTCGACGAACTGCGCGAGGAGATCCGGACGATCGACCAGGAGATCGTCGAGTTGATCGCCCAGCGAACCTACGTCGCGGACACGATCGCGGCGGTCAAAGACGAACAGGGGTTGCCGACGACCGACGAGAAACAGGAACAGCAGGTCATGGAGCGAGCGGGCGACAACGCCGAACAGTTCGACGTCGACGCAAACCTCGTCAAGGCGATCTTCCGGCTGTTGATCGAACTGAACAAAGTCGAACAGCGCGAGAATCGATAG
- a CDS encoding GNAT family N-acetyltransferase, whose translation MPGSAFLSGDRLTLRPIEPDDHAFLSRHWNDPAVRHGTNKYAPITESDIADLLAADDTVHFLACRDGDPVGLTWLFQISDVHGNGELGYWIATDETGQGYATEAAGLCLRYAFDERNLRKVIARVFEDNDPSMRVLEKLGFREEGQLRDHYYVDGRSVNAVLYGMLESEFRNRTE comes from the coding sequence ATGCCGGGCTCAGCATTTCTCTCCGGGGATCGACTCACGCTCCGACCGATCGAACCGGACGACCACGCCTTTCTCTCCCGTCACTGGAACGATCCCGCCGTCCGCCACGGGACCAACAAATACGCGCCGATAACGGAGTCGGACATCGCTGATCTCCTCGCGGCCGACGATACGGTCCACTTCCTCGCCTGTCGGGACGGCGACCCGGTGGGACTGACGTGGCTCTTTCAGATCAGCGATGTCCACGGCAACGGGGAACTCGGCTACTGGATCGCCACCGACGAGACGGGACAGGGGTACGCGACCGAGGCCGCCGGACTCTGTCTCCGGTACGCGTTCGACGAACGAAACCTCCGAAAGGTCATCGCCCGCGTCTTCGAGGACAACGACCCCTCGATGCGCGTCCTCGAGAAACTCGGCTTTCGCGAGGAGGGGCAGCTCCGCGATCATTACTACGTCGACGGACGATCCGTAAACGCCGTTCTCTACGGAATGCTCGAGTCGGAGTTCCGAAACCGGACAGAATAG
- a CDS encoding BGTF surface domain-containing protein yields MTSETTDKARSVILAAMMVLSVVAMTASFAGAAAAQEATTADRTLETTEVEQGGTVTVDIEVAFSEETEYQIQDNFDSELDAQIVDGTGPLDNAGDDQVTFNAIGDSASDSATVTYEVSVPEDAAVGTTYTFDGVVQTDESYDINGDSELTVVEGDDSDNGDDSDNSDEDESDSDDVDVSYESTSDISGQLVWSGQEVAVGGFNSGESVVLRESTGDSSSRPAGEFTADSDGYVTFDTSNLETGQYFFDSRSNQFDILVQKFETAEFESDSVNDATNDFGLEFDSARAKYDIEASADGDLDVDELEQVFENFDISDTDEDDSTVTLEDVEDGEYETNFTGIDTGEYTFDFAVTDSTAEASDTVNVTESTGADRSFTGSASAEQGDTAVIPIDTDGTDETVVKVGDHGETAYEVGLEIDSSDYDEDEFGIAMNTYTAGTTGDESGSFAAVDSEGNVIDDVSVDVVYANISDEGEDTIGDSLGAGEYLLTIGNDWESLDADMGDGDATIADEQDSSYLLLEERSEIGDVATHTAPTNDNLENVEDLEDTTLTQTGTIAQDDHIVVSAEDLGMTGVFFGLDNGDDVTQELQQAGISLELEQENPGTNRDAQILNLTGEDADKLNVTAVNAGDYNGSELILVIEDEDGELSYASEEYTVSLTVTEDNKYIGDEDDELSSNTSVTLEERELDWDDSAAQVPAIDGATADGSTNVAPGTELRTRARSTGNFVENDEPVVMEEDGDRYFSAEFDFAEYEPGTEFELRVRDTNTANNADEVTIDSVLSKAEEPRPFNYDVTTDPSEPVVGDHVTGTIAVENPNEDVQSEDVEFVFDGETLYDQTVELNGSASDEITLDLLETAEKGDYEWELIVDGDSQDSGTLSVTENSSDVEDGGSEDGGSEDGGSEDGGSEDGGSEDGGSEDGGSEDGGSEDGGSDETPGFGVGVALVALLGAAMLALRRQN; encoded by the coding sequence ATGACAAGCGAAACTACAGACAAGGCACGCAGCGTAATTCTCGCTGCTATGATGGTTCTTTCTGTGGTCGCGATGACCGCCAGCTTCGCTGGCGCTGCCGCGGCACAGGAGGCTACCACGGCCGACCGCACGCTCGAGACGACGGAAGTCGAGCAGGGCGGGACGGTTACGGTAGATATTGAGGTAGCGTTCTCTGAAGAAACTGAGTATCAGATCCAGGACAACTTCGACTCCGAGCTGGACGCCCAGATCGTTGACGGCACCGGTCCCCTCGACAACGCCGGGGACGATCAGGTGACGTTCAACGCAATCGGCGACTCCGCATCTGACAGCGCAACGGTCACGTACGAAGTGTCCGTTCCTGAGGACGCTGCAGTCGGTACCACCTACACGTTCGATGGTGTCGTTCAGACGGACGAGTCGTACGACATTAACGGCGACAGCGAACTTACTGTCGTCGAAGGTGACGATAGCGACAACGGCGACGACTCCGACAACTCCGACGAGGACGAGTCTGACTCCGACGATGTCGACGTGAGCTACGAGTCCACGTCCGACATCTCCGGTCAGCTCGTCTGGAGCGGTCAGGAAGTCGCAGTCGGCGGCTTCAACTCCGGCGAGAGTGTCGTGCTCCGAGAGAGCACCGGTGACAGCTCGTCCCGACCGGCGGGCGAGTTCACCGCTGACTCCGACGGCTACGTCACGTTCGACACCAGCAACCTCGAGACTGGTCAGTACTTCTTCGACAGCCGAAGCAACCAGTTCGACATCCTGGTCCAGAAGTTCGAGACCGCCGAGTTCGAGTCTGACAGCGTCAACGACGCGACCAACGACTTCGGACTCGAGTTCGACTCCGCTCGCGCGAAGTACGACATCGAAGCCTCGGCCGACGGTGACCTGGACGTCGACGAACTCGAGCAGGTCTTCGAGAACTTCGACATCAGCGACACCGACGAGGATGACAGCACCGTCACCCTCGAAGACGTCGAGGACGGCGAATACGAGACCAACTTCACCGGTATCGACACCGGCGAATACACGTTCGACTTCGCAGTGACTGACTCGACCGCCGAAGCGTCGGACACGGTCAACGTCACTGAGAGCACGGGCGCAGACCGCTCGTTCACCGGTAGCGCAAGTGCAGAACAGGGCGACACCGCAGTCATCCCGATCGACACTGACGGCACCGACGAGACCGTCGTTAAGGTCGGTGACCACGGCGAGACCGCCTACGAGGTCGGCCTCGAAATCGACTCGTCGGACTACGACGAGGACGAGTTCGGAATCGCGATGAACACCTACACCGCGGGAACGACCGGTGACGAATCCGGTTCCTTCGCGGCTGTTGACTCTGAGGGTAACGTTATCGACGACGTCAGCGTCGACGTCGTATACGCGAACATCAGCGACGAGGGCGAGGACACGATCGGCGACAGTCTCGGCGCCGGCGAGTACCTCCTGACCATCGGCAACGACTGGGAGTCGCTCGACGCTGACATGGGCGACGGTGACGCCACGATCGCTGACGAGCAGGACTCGTCGTACCTCCTCCTCGAGGAGCGATCGGAGATTGGCGACGTTGCCACCCACACCGCACCGACTAACGACAACCTCGAGAACGTCGAAGACCTCGAGGACACCACGCTCACGCAGACTGGAACGATCGCGCAGGACGACCACATCGTTGTCAGTGCCGAGGACCTCGGCATGACGGGCGTCTTCTTCGGCCTCGACAACGGCGATGACGTCACGCAGGAACTCCAGCAGGCCGGCATCTCGCTCGAACTCGAGCAGGAGAACCCCGGCACCAACCGCGACGCGCAGATCCTCAACCTCACGGGCGAGGACGCTGACAAGCTCAACGTCACTGCAGTCAACGCTGGCGACTACAACGGCAGCGAGCTCATCCTCGTCATCGAGGACGAGGACGGCGAACTCAGCTACGCCAGTGAGGAGTACACGGTCAGCCTCACGGTCACTGAGGACAACAAGTACATCGGCGACGAGGACGACGAACTCTCGTCGAACACCTCTGTCACCCTCGAAGAGCGAGAGCTCGACTGGGACGACAGTGCTGCACAAGTGCCCGCGATCGACGGCGCAACCGCTGACGGCTCCACGAACGTCGCACCGGGTACGGAGCTCCGCACCCGCGCCCGATCCACGGGTAACTTCGTCGAGAACGACGAACCCGTCGTCATGGAAGAAGACGGTGACCGGTACTTCAGCGCCGAATTCGACTTCGCTGAGTACGAGCCCGGCACCGAATTCGAACTCCGCGTCCGCGACACGAACACGGCCAACAACGCTGACGAAGTCACGATCGACTCCGTCCTCTCCAAGGCCGAGGAACCGCGGCCGTTCAATTACGACGTCACCACCGACCCGTCCGAGCCTGTGGTCGGTGACCACGTCACCGGTACGATCGCTGTCGAGAACCCCAACGAGGACGTTCAGTCCGAAGACGTTGAGTTCGTCTTCGACGGTGAGACGCTCTACGACCAGACCGTCGAACTGAACGGAAGCGCCTCCGACGAGATCACGCTCGACCTGCTCGAAACCGCTGAGAAAGGCGACTACGAGTGGGAACTGATCGT
- a CDS encoding surface glycoprotein → MTRDNTATYHEKGRAVVLTVMMVLSVIAMSAAFAGGAAAAATAVNSDDTDSGESDITVEYQSGDNNVAYIVDVNGNGQYDSGTDLYASASVDGSSAGAHTFENVDISNLAAQNYDIHAASGDSTAVAEPNDGVDITATTGGWADVENTGELTVSPANYQITGLEAPPYAPYGADITVNATIENTGDLEGDQTVSYHVNGSTALTLSYDSSDQRDSQSNVVVSPGGETNVEFTPNTGDDGVFAGATTDSNDDYVHGVATSNSTSGADLTIATDDSGTVSTDVINADTREPVAGTTVNIYDADEYNTDPTTAVPLDSLVTNEDGFARFEGLAVGPTQADSYDYVVEAEGSDLLVSNTRTASLYTPGQTGDSVEVELETDEAPQEIGIGVFDEEQQQIVSNETTLLADGELDNTQTYVVYSQTQDEDDPAVNRDVTVDLTTDELEPMAANINGTAGELDIASFIDENGNSTQNLTVTITPDSSEGNIDDNAATGNWSYETFEVSADYANESNMTVNGEIEPIVRNLIDGEAVSGLDSDASPANASAAANVTYVLEGDEVVTGEIRDGETQEPIEDATVWAAYDGQVDQSHDYINETFVNEQGDSFLTAETNEDGAYVVSGLAGVETDFNLYVEYNDQYDRINLTGDAAGQYVAGTDQNLNTGAENDQVTQDVAIFQEDVVFDYRTNVYVQEDGEWVNSTALPLDDATNVKVVTERNPQTGDDEWNPAPGQDVQIDVADASVGSVEAVNLTTDDNGTATTTFIGGPNTGFTDINASTENVEETEFTTDESQNAEVEVYGVGQLTGDVVDSEDNNIPGATVELFVWNETADQYDSIRQRETGATGSYAFTNLRTGADYRTEASFAGQTGYTIDENLPLGTTNADIVIENVEAPEGFSVSDLGAPANASQGDTITVTANVSNTAAESATSMVDYVFDGEVVDSEELTIDAGATTTVEFQYTVDAEAGDYEHGISADNNEQTATLTVSEDTDNGSNELPYTNENGIVDEEGLNAAVTDYLSDDLQGGYTFNEIVTAYLSGEQLA, encoded by the coding sequence ATGACAAGAGACAATACAGCAACCTATCACGAGAAGGGACGTGCAGTAGTCCTGACCGTGATGATGGTCCTGTCTGTCATCGCAATGTCCGCAGCGTTCGCGGGCGGGGCGGCGGCGGCAGCGACCGCGGTTAATTCGGACGATACAGATTCAGGCGAATCGGATATTACAGTCGAATACCAGTCAGGTGATAATAACGTCGCGTATATCGTTGACGTAAACGGTAACGGACAATACGATAGCGGCACGGACCTGTATGCCAGCGCATCAGTAGATGGCTCTAGTGCCGGCGCGCACACTTTCGAGAACGTGGATATCAGCAACCTTGCTGCACAGAACTATGACATCCACGCTGCCTCAGGTGACTCGACTGCCGTTGCCGAGCCAAACGATGGTGTCGATATTACGGCTACTACGGGTGGCTGGGCCGATGTTGAGAACACTGGCGAGCTGACTGTCAGCCCTGCTAACTATCAGATCACGGGTCTCGAAGCACCACCGTACGCACCGTACGGTGCAGACATCACGGTCAACGCGACGATCGAGAACACTGGTGACCTCGAAGGAGACCAGACCGTCTCCTACCACGTGAATGGGAGTACTGCTCTTACTCTGAGCTATGATAGCAGCGATCAGCGCGATTCCCAAAGCAACGTTGTTGTCTCGCCCGGCGGAGAGACAAACGTTGAGTTTACACCGAACACGGGAGATGACGGCGTCTTCGCTGGCGCTACCACTGACTCCAACGACGACTACGTTCACGGTGTCGCCACGTCTAACTCCACTAGCGGGGCAGACCTGACGATTGCAACGGACGATAGCGGGACTGTGAGCACTGACGTGATTAACGCTGACACCCGTGAACCCGTCGCAGGTACTACTGTCAACATCTACGATGCTGACGAGTACAACACGGACCCGACTACGGCAGTCCCCCTCGATTCGCTGGTGACTAACGAAGACGGCTTCGCCCGCTTCGAGGGTCTTGCTGTCGGTCCTACGCAGGCAGACTCGTACGACTACGTCGTTGAAGCTGAAGGTAGCGACCTTCTCGTCTCGAACACGCGCACGGCTTCGCTCTACACGCCGGGTCAAACCGGTGACAGCGTCGAAGTCGAACTCGAGACTGACGAAGCGCCACAGGAGATCGGTATTGGCGTCTTCGACGAAGAGCAGCAGCAGATCGTCAGTAACGAAACGACGCTCCTCGCAGACGGTGAACTAGATAACACGCAGACGTACGTTGTCTACTCGCAGACGCAGGACGAGGACGACCCAGCCGTGAACCGCGACGTCACGGTCGACCTCACCACTGACGAGCTCGAGCCGATGGCCGCCAATATCAATGGCACCGCGGGCGAGCTCGACATTGCGAGCTTCATCGACGAGAACGGTAACTCGACCCAGAACCTTACCGTCACGATCACTCCAGACAGCTCCGAAGGCAACATTGACGACAATGCCGCTACGGGCAACTGGTCCTACGAGACGTTCGAAGTGAGTGCTGACTACGCCAACGAGAGCAACATGACGGTCAACGGCGAAATCGAGCCGATCGTCAGGAACCTCATCGACGGCGAAGCAGTCTCCGGTCTCGACAGTGATGCCTCGCCAGCCAACGCGAGTGCTGCAGCTAACGTGACCTACGTCCTTGAGGGCGACGAAGTTGTCACCGGTGAGATCCGCGACGGCGAAACCCAGGAGCCGATCGAAGACGCTACCGTCTGGGCCGCCTACGACGGACAGGTCGACCAGTCTCACGACTACATTAACGAGACCTTCGTTAACGAGCAAGGTGATTCCTTCCTGACCGCCGAGACCAACGAAGACGGTGCCTACGTCGTCAGCGGTCTCGCTGGTGTGGAAACGGACTTCAACCTCTACGTTGAGTACAACGATCAGTACGACCGAATCAACCTAACGGGCGACGCTGCTGGTCAGTACGTCGCTGGTACGGACCAGAACCTTAACACTGGTGCCGAGAACGATCAGGTCACGCAGGACGTCGCTATCTTCCAGGAAGACGTCGTCTTCGACTACCGCACGAACGTCTATGTCCAGGAAGACGGTGAGTGGGTGAACTCGACCGCACTTCCGCTTGACGATGCGACCAACGTCAAGGTTGTGACGGAGCGTAACCCACAGACTGGCGACGATGAGTGGAACCCCGCTCCGGGTCAGGATGTCCAGATCGATGTCGCTGACGCGTCCGTCGGTTCGGTTGAGGCCGTCAACCTGACGACTGACGACAACGGTACTGCGACGACCACCTTCATCGGTGGTCCGAACACGGGCTTCACTGACATCAACGCCAGTACTGAGAACGTCGAAGAGACTGAGTTCACGACGGACGAAAGCCAGAACGCCGAAGTCGAAGTCTACGGCGTCGGTCAGCTCACTGGTGACGTTGTCGACTCCGAAGACAACAACATCCCCGGTGCAACCGTCGAACTCTTCGTCTGGAACGAAACTGCCGACCAGTACGATAGCATCCGTCAGCGTGAAACCGGTGCCACTGGTTCGTACGCGTTCACGAACCTCCGAACTGGTGCGGACTACCGCACCGAAGCCAGCTTCGCTGGTCAAACCGGTTACACGATCGACGAGAACCTCCCACTCGGGACGACTAACGCTGACATCGTGATTGAGAACGTCGAAGCCCCCGAAGGCTTCTCCGTCTCTGATCTGGGTGCACCCGCGAACGCATCTCAGGGCGATACGATCACGGTGACGGCAAACGTCAGTAACACCGCCGCCGAGAGTGCCACAAGCATGGTCGACTACGTGTTCGACGGAGAAGTTGTGGACTCCGAGGAACTCACGATCGATGCTGGAGCGACCACCACGGTCGAGTTCCAGTACACCGTCGATGCCGAGGCTGGTGACTACGAGCACGGTATCTCTGCTGACAACAACGAGCAGACCGCGACGCTCACTGTCAGCGAAGACACTGACAACGGCAGCAACGAGCTCCCTTACACCAACGAAAACGGTATCGTTGACGAAGAGGGCCTCAACGCCGCTGTTACCGACTACCTGAGTGACGATCTCCAGGGTGGCTACACCTTCAACGAGATCGTTACCGCGTACCTCTCCGGCGAACAGCTCGCGTAA
- a CDS encoding shikimate kinase translates to MDGRAVAPAAGTVLNALATGTGSAFAIDLETTATVELTEGGDVVGEVAGQPEADTTLVERCAAMTISEYAERAGLDDSTVGARVHTESEVPMAAGLKSSSAAANATVLATLDALEVADAVERIEACRLGVRAARDAGVTATGAFDDASASMLGGVTVTDNAADALLAREEIDWHALVYTPPEQSYSADADVSACERVAPMAALVEELALDGRYGEAMTVNGFAFSAALEFSTGPMIDALPDVTGVSLSGTGPSYVAVGERDALEAVRERWDERDGTTRLLRTRTDGTRTT, encoded by the coding sequence ATGGATGGCCGCGCTGTCGCCCCCGCAGCCGGAACGGTACTCAACGCGCTCGCGACCGGCACCGGGTCGGCGTTCGCGATCGACCTCGAGACGACCGCGACCGTCGAACTCACCGAAGGCGGCGACGTCGTCGGCGAGGTCGCCGGCCAGCCCGAGGCCGACACGACGCTCGTCGAACGCTGTGCCGCGATGACGATCAGTGAGTACGCCGAGCGGGCCGGCCTGGACGACTCGACGGTCGGGGCTCGAGTCCACACCGAGAGCGAAGTACCGATGGCCGCCGGGTTGAAGAGTTCCAGCGCCGCGGCCAACGCGACGGTGCTCGCGACGCTGGACGCCCTCGAGGTCGCCGACGCGGTCGAGCGGATCGAGGCCTGCCGGCTCGGCGTCCGGGCCGCTCGCGACGCCGGCGTGACGGCGACCGGCGCGTTCGACGACGCCAGCGCGAGCATGCTCGGCGGCGTGACGGTAACCGACAACGCGGCCGACGCGCTGCTCGCCCGCGAGGAGATCGACTGGCATGCGTTGGTCTACACGCCGCCCGAACAGTCCTACAGCGCCGACGCCGACGTCTCGGCCTGCGAACGCGTCGCCCCGATGGCCGCCCTCGTCGAAGAACTCGCGCTCGACGGCCGCTACGGCGAGGCCATGACCGTCAACGGCTTCGCCTTCTCGGCCGCGCTCGAGTTCTCTACAGGCCCGATGATCGACGCCTTGCCCGACGTGACCGGCGTCTCGCTCTCGGGCACCGGCCCGAGCTACGTCGCCGTCGGAGAGCGGGACGCGCTCGAGGCGGTCCGGGAGCGATGGGACGAGCGGGACGGAACGACACGATTACTGCGAACGCGAACGGACGGAACACGAACGACATGA
- a CDS encoding efflux RND transporter permease subunit: MPDLDETSGRDASTESDRSLNERLNALITDHPWRIVLAFAVVTVLFVGGIGGGGEQQAGTDQFTDGLEEQEALENMQDDFQRQGRESGGSTANLFITDEHNTLSKPSLLRMLEFQERAENEDGLRVSSSTSPASLVAQQLDPEADTSEKQRRVIERASQRQLEAAIADADETVGLPVSTDFTRESAQADVAQIAVTYDTPPNADTDDKAELQTGTVELANEIDGYETGENVEVFGDAIIEQETLQLLGDTAIVVFPAALVLIMFFLLISYRDPIDLGLGLSALLMTIVWTFGFMGYAGIPFSDTLITVFPLLLAVGIDFGIHIINRYREERAAGAGIGDAMGITTRQLSGAFLIVTITTVIGFAANLTSSLSQLRDFGIVAAVGIIFTFLIFGVFLPAGKVGLDRLREGTRIPDFGTDPLGREESILGRILPLGTKVARIAPVVVLVSALVFGAAAAGYGTGVDTEFSQEAFFPDEDRIAQYERLPEPFAPSEYTFMTVLDYLEEDFDQGFVGSVTVYIDDPDVRSGAAFREVDRAVTNPPDAFVETDRRAEADSIVSVMEQRQSTDPEFAATVKQADSNGDRLPDRNVDRVYDELLEEDAGRQYVTSDRSATRIVYQVDVDADQTEATNAAEEVAAGMEMDATATGSLVVNQAVIDRISDSAITSLIVAFVLTAIFLMLSYWWLEGRMIYGVINLVPVLVTVAMLAGSMRLFDIPLSPFNAPILSVSIGLGVDYTVHFMHRFVDEYEGGADVHEALAVTVRGTGGALTGSMLTTVCGLGVLYLALIPLIMEFGLLLALGVFYAYLTSIFILPSTIVVWDRLERRFGPIGEIRWRESARSVAGKN, from the coding sequence ATGCCCGACCTCGACGAGACCAGTGGCCGTGACGCTTCGACGGAGAGCGATCGGTCCCTCAACGAGCGCCTCAACGCGTTGATAACCGACCATCCCTGGCGGATCGTCCTCGCGTTCGCCGTCGTGACCGTCCTGTTCGTCGGCGGCATCGGTGGCGGCGGCGAACAACAGGCCGGCACCGATCAGTTCACCGACGGACTCGAGGAACAGGAGGCCCTCGAGAACATGCAGGACGACTTCCAGCGACAGGGTCGCGAGAGCGGCGGTTCGACCGCCAACCTGTTCATCACCGACGAGCATAATACCCTCTCGAAGCCCAGCCTCCTCCGAATGCTCGAGTTCCAGGAGCGTGCCGAAAACGAAGACGGGCTCAGGGTTTCGTCGTCGACGAGTCCGGCTTCGCTCGTCGCCCAGCAGCTCGATCCGGAGGCGGACACGTCCGAGAAACAACGGCGTGTCATCGAGCGGGCCTCGCAGCGACAGCTGGAGGCGGCGATTGCGGACGCCGACGAGACCGTCGGGTTGCCGGTGAGCACGGACTTCACCCGGGAGTCGGCTCAGGCGGACGTCGCTCAGATCGCGGTCACCTACGACACGCCGCCGAACGCTGATACGGACGATAAAGCCGAATTGCAGACGGGAACAGTCGAGTTAGCCAATGAGATCGACGGCTACGAGACCGGCGAGAATGTCGAGGTCTTCGGTGATGCGATCATCGAACAGGAGACGCTACAGCTTCTCGGTGACACTGCGATCGTCGTCTTCCCAGCGGCGCTCGTGTTGATCATGTTCTTCCTGCTGATCTCGTACCGTGACCCGATCGACCTCGGACTGGGTCTGTCCGCGCTCCTAATGACGATCGTCTGGACGTTCGGGTTCATGGGGTACGCGGGCATTCCGTTCTCGGATACGCTGATCACGGTGTTCCCGCTGTTGCTCGCCGTCGGGATCGACTTCGGGATCCACATCATCAACCGGTATCGCGAAGAACGAGCGGCGGGGGCAGGAATCGGCGATGCCATGGGCATCACGACGAGACAGCTCTCGGGCGCGTTCCTGATCGTTACGATAACGACCGTCATCGGGTTCGCAGCGAACCTGACGAGTTCGCTGTCACAACTCCGGGACTTCGGCATCGTCGCCGCCGTCGGTATCATCTTCACGTTCCTCATCTTCGGCGTCTTCCTGCCCGCCGGGAAGGTGGGACTGGACCGCTTGCGAGAGGGAACTCGAATTCCCGATTTCGGAACCGACCCGCTCGGACGCGAGGAATCGATACTCGGCCGGATTCTGCCTCTCGGAACGAAGGTCGCGCGGATCGCTCCCGTGGTCGTCCTCGTGAGCGCACTCGTCTTCGGCGCGGCGGCGGCCGGCTACGGAACGGGTGTCGACACGGAGTTTTCCCAAGAGGCGTTCTTCCCGGACGAAGACCGGATCGCCCAGTACGAACGACTCCCCGAACCCTTCGCGCCCAGCGAGTACACGTTCATGACCGTTCTCGACTACCTCGAGGAAGACTTCGATCAAGGGTTCGTAGGATCGGTGACAGTCTACATCGACGATCCGGACGTCAGATCGGGCGCCGCCTTCCGCGAGGTCGACCGTGCAGTCACGAATCCGCCTGACGCGTTCGTCGAAACCGACCGGCGGGCAGAGGCGGACAGTATCGTGAGCGTCATGGAGCAACGGCAATCGACCGATCCCGAGTTCGCGGCGACGGTCAAGCAGGCTGATTCGAATGGCGACAGACTGCCGGACCGAAACGTCGATCGCGTCTACGACGAGCTGCTCGAGGAAGATGCGGGTCGCCAGTACGTCACGAGCGACCGGAGCGCGACTCGTATCGTGTATCAGGTCGATGTCGACGCCGACCAGACGGAGGCGACGAACGCAGCCGAGGAAGTCGCGGCTGGAATGGAGATGGATGCGACGGCGACCGGCAGCTTAGTGGTCAATCAGGCCGTCATCGACCGCATCAGCGACTCCGCGATCACGAGCCTGATCGTCGCGTTCGTCCTCACCGCGATCTTCCTGATGCTCTCCTACTGGTGGCTCGAGGGACGGATGATCTACGGCGTGATCAATCTCGTGCCGGTGCTCGTCACGGTCGCGATGCTCGCGGGGTCGATGCGGCTGTTCGATATCCCGCTATCCCCGTTTAACGCGCCCATCCTCTCGGTCTCGATCGGACTCGGCGTCGACTATACGGTCCACTTCATGCACCGATTCGTCGACGAGTACGAAGGCGGGGCCGACGTCCACGAGGCGCTGGCGGTCACCGTTCGCGGGACCGGCGGTGCCCTGACCGGTAGTATGCTCACGACCGTCTGCGGGCTCGGCGTGTTGTATCTCGCACTGATCCCTCTCATCATGGAGTTCGGACTCCTGCTCGCGCTGGGGGTCTTCTACGCCTACCTCACGTCGATCTTCATCCTTCCGTCGACGATCGTCGTCTGGGATCGCCTCGAGCGGCGCTTCGGTCCGATCGGAGAGATCCGGTGGCGGGAGTCGGCTCGGTCCGTAGCGGGGAAGAACTAG
- a CDS encoding TetR/AcrR family transcriptional regulator, whose protein sequence is MPGDVFDEPTDTREKILAATYRSLSEHGYADLTMQTIGDELEQSPSLVYHHYENKDALVLACLEFLLEHFEDELGQGTVEEPRARLEEVLEWWFATDVDDEWHAFVTTMLELRARAVHDPDYRAHFTRSDRVFKRSLAAIIRAGIESDAFRECEPERVAEVLQTIFIGASLRRSSTDDDEWLAEIHGELQEYLRTRVYAGVDSDSTDE, encoded by the coding sequence GTGCCCGGTGACGTCTTCGACGAGCCGACGGACACCCGCGAGAAAATCCTGGCGGCGACCTACCGGAGCCTCAGCGAACACGGCTACGCCGACCTGACCATGCAAACGATCGGCGACGAACTCGAGCAGAGTCCGTCGCTCGTCTATCACCACTACGAGAACAAGGACGCGCTGGTGCTCGCCTGTCTCGAATTCTTACTCGAACACTTCGAGGACGAACTCGGACAGGGCACGGTCGAGGAGCCGCGGGCGCGACTCGAGGAGGTACTCGAGTGGTGGTTCGCCACGGACGTCGACGACGAGTGGCACGCGTTCGTGACGACGATGCTCGAGCTCCGGGCGCGGGCGGTCCACGATCCGGACTATCGGGCCCACTTCACCCGAAGCGATCGCGTCTTCAAACGGTCGCTCGCCGCGATCATTCGGGCGGGGATCGAAAGCGACGCGTTCCGCGAGTGCGAGCCCGAGCGCGTCGCGGAGGTCCTGCAGACGATCTTCATCGGGGCATCCCTTCGGCGCTCGAGCACCGACGACGACGAGTGGCTCGCAGAGATCCACGGCGAGTTACAGGAATATCTTCGGACGCGCGTGTACGCGGGAGTCGACTCGGATTCTACCGACGAGTGA